The genomic segment TCCACGAATCCCATTCCGAAGGTGGAGATGCAATATTTAGTATCAGTTGAGTAATCCTTTTAAATTAGAGGAATGCCGTAGATGATAAATATGATCATGGCCAGCCAGAGGGCGGCGGTGGCAAAGAGAGTTTTATCGGTTATCAGCGTATTTTCGGGGTACTCGCCTTCTTTTCTTTCGTAAATTAAGTACATATAACGAGCTAGGGCGTAAAAGACGATTGGAATCGTCAACATTAACCAGTTCGGTCTTGATAGTGTCGTTGGGAGGACGGTCGATAGGGTCTTGCTAAACTGCCGAATTCCAGCGGAGTAAGTATAAAAAGAATAGGTAATGAAGGCCGCTCCGAAAGTAAGAGTTAGATATTTATCGATTAAAAAGGCGGGGTAGTCTTTAAGGACTTTGCGAGTGGCGCTCATTTGTTGAGTCGTTTCGGCCTCAATTAAATTCACTTCAGCTCGGCGCTTGGCGAAAGAAATAAATAAAGCGGTGAAAATCGTTGTTAAAATTAGTAAAGCAGAAATGGAGGTATCAGCGATAAAACTGCCGGCAAAAACCCTTAATACGTAGCCGCCTGATAATGTGAGCACATCAATCACCGGTAATTTTTTTAGCCACAGATCATAAGCTGTCATCATTAACGTATACACTACCGCCATCATAAAAAAGCCCTTATCTAAAAATAGGGCGGCCGTAAGAGCAGTTAAGGTTAGAATAATGAACATTATTTGGGCGTTTTGCAGGCTGATTTTTCCGGCGGCAATTGGCCGATTCTTTTTAATTGGGTGTAGGCGATCGTTAGGGGCGTCAATTAAATCATTAAGAACGTAGATGCCGGAAGAAAGGACGCAAAAAACAATGGCCCCTAAAGCCACCCGGCCAAAATAATGGAGATCGAACAGCCGACCGCCAAAAACAATAGCTAAAAATAAACTGCCGTTTTTAAGCCATTGGCGAACTCGGAGAATCTTGTAGTAGGGACTGTTATGAAGAGTCTTAATTCGTGTCAGAATTTTTCGTAAGAGGTTAACCACGTGCCTATTATATCAATATGTCATTCCGAACGCTACGATTTTGGGTCAAGTAATAACTTAATTTTCAATTTGAAATTCTAAATATACGCTCGCTCGGCTCGCTACCAATTATCGTGACGATAATTGTTGAAAATGCTTAAAAATTGAATTCAACAATTTGCCACAAATTGGTAGTGAACAAAGTGAACGTTTATTTTAAATTGTAAATTTCAAATTATAACAATTACTGGATTTCGGCTCCGGGGCCGGAATGACGTTTTGTTTTCCCAGCTGTATAATATCTTTCACTACACACTATGCTGTTAACATTTCACACTTTAGCCGGCGCGGCGATTGCCTCCCAGGTCCAAAGTCCTCTGGTGGCTTGGCCTCTGGCTTTTACTTCCCACTTTGTATTGGATTTAATGCCACACTGGGATTTTTTTACGAATGGGGTTCGTTTAGATAAATTAGTGAAGACAGCGATTGCCGGCGATGTCATCTTATCGTTTTTGATCGGAATCATCTTTGCTGTCAAAACTCCCGGAAATGCCTTCAACATCCTGGGAGCCTGTTTTCTAGCTTGTCTCCCAGACATTTTGGAAGCGCCGCACTTTTTTATGAAACATGAACCATGGTGGACGAAACTGGATCTTAAAATTCAACACCGGTTTCACCACAAACTCAAATTGCCGTGGGGTCTTTTTCTCCCCGTCGTAATAACTGGGGTATCTTTATTTTTCCTTTTAAATTAGTTAAAACCACCAAAGAAGCCACCAAAATTCCTAAAGTCATCACCGCCAAAGTTTTTACTTGCCCGGAGGTAAATACCGCCACTACCCCCAAAATTCCAGTGGCTAGCCAATATAAAATAGCAATTTGGGGTTGGCTGTAACCGGCATCCAATAATTTGTGATGCAGGTGCCCGCGATCCCCCCAAAACGGTGACTTCTTTAATGAAACTCGACGAATAATAGTCGCCACGGCGTCTAAAAATGGCACCATAACAACCAAAGTCGCAGTTGCTACTTTCGACCCTGTCATCACAGATAAACTAGCTAGCACCAGCCCAACGGCCGTCGCCCCAAAGCCCCAGAGCATTTTACAAGGGTTCCAAGTCGCTGGTGTCAAACCTAAAGCAGCGCCAGCAGCGATGGCGGCAATCCGAGTGGTTTGAATTTGATTATGATCTCCTGGAATCAGTCGCAAAGCTAATATCGCAATAAATAAAGCGGTCAAGCCAGCCACTCCTGAGAACTGCCCGTCTATGCCGTTACTCCACGACAGCAAATTACTAACCCACAGAATCCAGAGAATTGTGAATAAATCGGTAATGATAANNNNNNNNNNNNNNNNNNNNNNNNGATAAAAGTGGAGCCACCTAAAAATTGGGGCAAATTTAATCGCAAGGAATCTAAATGAACGATTCCAAAAGGAGTGGCGAAAAATTTTAAACCAATTCCAGAAACAGCGACGACTGCTGCCCCTAAAGCTAAAATTCCAAAACGGACGTAAGGGTTAATGTCTTTTTTGTCGTCAATAAGCCCGAGGCCGGTGTACAGTAATAATCCAAAAACAATGCCCCAGGGAATTTGATCAATCGGAACTATCACCAGCATAGCCAGTAAAAAGGCCCCACTAAAAGCTAAACCTCCTGCTCTGGGTGTTGGTTTTTTAAGCAACATGGCGGGGTGTTGATGAGTTTTAGGATCGTCTACAAAACCAAACCTTTTAGCAAGTGCAATTACCGGATAACTCAGCAACCAGGAGCAAATACCGGCGATGGCCAGTGGTAAAAAAATGTTCTTAAAATCGATAAAAGCGGTGGGCCAAAAAGAGGTAACGCTGCTAATAATTTTAACCTCCGAGGCCAGTAATAAAACACAAATACCTAATGATAGAAATTTTGTTTCCGAGGCCCAAGTTCTAAAAAATAAATTAAAGACTAGTAAAATTAAACCTAAAGCCGGCAGCGTAAAAAGTAAATATTTATTGGCTAATTGCAGTTCTCCCCAAGGCAAAGTGTAAAAAAACGGCACTAAACTCGGCAAACTCGGAAGACTGGCAATAGTTAAAACGACCATGGCAATGACTATTAATCCGGCGATAATCTCTGGCAGATTTAGTTTTTTCATTTCTTAAATTGCCTCTCTTTATTCGTCACTTTATAATTTAAATACTTACCGATAGCGAGTCTGGTTTGAGCATCGAGGGCCGGCACAGTGCCGTAAGTAATAATTAAAATTGGAGTAAGAATCCATTGAAATAAAACGCCTATTTTACGCAGTAGTCCCCAGTTGGCCGGCTTTGGTGGTGCCAATTTTGCTTCCGCCCAAATATTAACGCTTAAGCCAACTAGCGCAATCGTTAAAATAAGGCTTGAAAGTTTAGGAAAGTTGTAACCCATTACCGTTTGTTTAAAGTAGGGGTTTAAAAGTGGTAGCAAAATGCCGCCGAAAGTGACTATAAAGCCCATGGCCGCCCAGGTTACATTAGATTGAATTATAAAATAAAAGCGATCCAAGCGATCTAAAATCGGCATCTCTTTTTTGATTAACATATTTTTGGCTACAACCGGTAGATGCTCCACCCCGTAGGCCCAGCGTTGATACTGCTTATATTGGTTTTTATACGTCGTCCACACGGTTTTATCCTGCACGGCATCGGCCGAAATAGAAACATAGTGCGGCAGCACTTTATAGTCACCATTAAAAAAGTAATAGGCTCGCCAAAAGAAGGCTGAGTCATCATTAACCACGTCAAGTGGCCAGAAACCCATTTCGATCACCGGCTTTAAATTAATCGTCATACTGGCGAAATTCATATATTTATTGGAAGTGACCATTTCTGACAATTGCCAAAAAGCCGTGGTTACAGCGTTAAGGCGCATCGGAGCAATCGTTTGCCAATAATTATTATTGTATAAAAATACTCCGGTATAGCTTCTTTTGTCACGTTCGGCTGCCGGAATCGTTAAATAGCGATAAACCGCGGCCGCTAAAAAGCGAGGGTGCACGCAAAAATCGCTATCCAGAGTCGTCAAAAGTATCTTTTCGACCGGAATTTGGTTGTATTTAAGAAATTCTTTAATTGCATAGGTGCGGTTGCTACCCGGCCCCGCTTGCTCACCAGCGGCGACGACGTGGTCGGTAAAAATTAATTTTCCGAAAATAACGCCATATTTAGCCAGTAATTTTTCTTTAATATCGGCAATTCGGACTTGATCATCGCGGGCCTCAAAGCCCAAAATTACTATTATTTTGTCTTTGGGGTAATCCAGTTCCATTAAAGCTTTAAAAGTGGATTCCATGATTTCCAAACCCTCTTTGTAAGTGGGAATTACGAACAAGTTATAAATACTATTTAATTCATCTGGAAATTCGGTCTTAAGTCTTTGGTGCCAATCGATACTTTCGGCCTCTTTCATGCGGTGGTAGCCAATTAATACTCCGGCCGAAATGCGAAGGCTGCGATACATCCAGTACATATCCATAAATAAAATGGCGTAGGCGACGGCGGCGGGAATTCTTAAAGATAGTATAAAAGGCGATAGAATAGCCGCCCAGGCCAAAACCCCCGGCAAAATCTGGAAAAAACGCTTAAAAGCGGGATAATGATTGTTAATAAACCTTTCCATAACAGCTTAAATCTGCGTGTCCTATTCTACCATGTTGTAAAATAATAAACTTTCGATCAAGATAGAAGCTGTGAGTTTAGGGTCGCATTTTTTGCCAAAACCGCACCCATCTAAATACGGTCATCATCGGCGGGCAAATCTATTAGGTTTGCCAGCCTTAGCTTCTTACGCCCTCTTTTTAGTGGGCTTGGTTTTTAGTGTCTCGCTGATTGGTCGCATTATTCCAAACGTCCTGGGCTTTGCAACCAGTATTAACATTACCGATCTTCTAACCGATACTAATGGTGAAAGACTCAAAAATAACCTATCTACTTTGGTCATAAATGACGCCTTGAGTAAAGCGGCGGCGGCGAAAGGGGCCTACATGTTTGCCCATAACTTTTGGGCCCACGTGGCACCGGATGGCACCACTCCCTGGTATTTCATTTCTAATTCCGGTTACGATTATCAGTACGCCGGCGAAAACTTGGCCCGGGATTTTAATGATAGCCAGGCGGTCGTGACGGCCTGGATGAATTCACCTAGTCATCGAGAAAACATGCTTAATTCTCATTACACCGATATTGGCTTTGCGGTGGTTGATGGGAAGCTGGATGGCGAAGATACCACGCTCGTCGTGCAAATGTTTGGCAAGCTCCGCACCGCTAATTACCTATCACAAGCTTTGCCGGAAGCAGCTGCTACTAAAGTCGATGTTACTCCTATTAATAGTAGTCTTAATAGTAGTCGACCGGTTCCGTCAGCAGTTCCTCTTGTTTCAGTGACCTCTAATAACCCGCAAATTTTGCCAGCCTTTGCGGTCCAAAACGCCTCGAAGTCAATTGCCATTGTCCTCGGTGCTTTTCTGACCCTATTGTTTGCGATTGACGGTATTTATGTCTGGCGCCGCGGTCTCCTGCGGATTTCCGGCAGTACCTTGGCGCATCTCGGTTTGCTGATCCTCGCTATAATAGGAATTTGGTTTACCTCGGCGGGAGCAATTACTTAAGTTATGACCACTAAAATGCGGCTTCTAAATCATCTCTTTTTACTTTGTGTCTTCCTGGTTGGCGGTCTGCTATTTTGGCACTGGCGCTATTTTCCTACTTGGCAATTTTTGGTTGTTTGCGGTGTTGTGATAATATACGTATTCTGGGGAATTTGGCATCACGCCTGGGAAAAGCGCCTGGCCATCCCCGTCATTTTAGAATATGTTTTCGTGGGAGCTTTAGTAATTCTCATGTTTGCTTTGGCTTTAAATATTCATTTTTAGTAATTTATGAAATTAGTTGTCATCGCTACAACCTACAACGAGAAAGATAATATAGAATCTTTTGTAACAGCGGTCATGGAAGAGTTAACGAAGATTCCAATGGAGAGTTGCTTGCTGATTGCCGATGACGAGTCACCGGATGGTACTGGTGATATAGTTAAGTCGCTGCAGGCTAAGTATCCTAGTCTTGCTTTATCTTCCGGTCCTAAATCCGGTCTTGGCAATGCTTATAAAAGAGCGACTGCGTATGCCATCACTGATCTCTCGGCAGACTTGATTGTAACCATGGACGCTGACTTTTCCCATGCGCCTTTCGATATTCATCGCTTGGTGGAAGCCGTTGTTAAGGGATCAGATCTAGCAATTGGGTCACGTTACGTTGCCGGTGGGGCCATTCCAACGGATTGGGGTTGGCATCGGAAGTTACTGAGTGGTTTGGGAAACGTGGTTGTTCGTATTTTGTTTGGTACTTGGCAGGTTCATGAATACACGACTGCCTTTCGGGCCTTCACTGTTGTTCTCTGGTCCAAACTTGACCACACCAAAATCGACTTTGTGGACAATACTTTTTTACCGGCTTTTGTGTACGAAGCTAGTCAACAAGGCGCAAAAATAGTTGAAATACCTGTTATTTTTAAAGATCGCGTCGCCGGTGTTTCCAAAATTGAAATTGGTTCCTACGCCCCTCGGCTTTTTAAATATGCTCTTGGCGTATTCTTCCAGCGTTTGACCGGTCACTAACTTATGACTATTTCCCCTTTAATTTCCGTTGTTCTCCCGGCCTACAATGAGGCGGAAGCGATTACTAAAAGTTTGGGAAAGATAGAGGAGTATTTAAACAGTCAAGAATATTCGTGGGAGATTATCATTGCTAATGATGGGAGTAGCGACGCCACGGCATCCAGGGTCACTGAATTTATTGCGGACAAGCCAGCATACCAATTATTAAATCTTGCACATCGTGGTAAAAGCGCCGCGGTTTGTAGCGGGGTGGCGGCCGCCAGCGGCGAATATATCCTCGTCACCGATGTCGACTTAGCTGTCCCTATTTCCGAACTAAAGCGTTTTATGCACTGGGCGGTTGAAGAGAAGTGCGATGTTATCTCGGCTTCCAGAGAGGGTAAAGGGGCGACTCGAGTGGGGGAGCCTTATTATCGGCATTTTGTGGGCCGAATTTTTAATTTATTAATTCAGATTTTAATTTTGCCGGGAATTAGTGACACTCAATGCGGTTATAAATTATTTTCTAAAAAAGCCGTGGCCGCTATTTTTCCGCGCTTGTTAGTCTATGGCCGCGATAGTCCTAAAGTTGATAAACCTTTCTTTGGAGCTTTTGAAGTCGAAGTCTTATTTCTGGCTCGAAAACTGCGTTTAAAAGTCAAAGAATTGCCAGTCATTTGGACTTTTTCACCAACTCGACGTTTTAATTTTGTTGGTAATTCCTGGCGGATGTTTAGGGATATCGTTAAAATCAGAATCCTCTATTTGAAACGACTTTATAAGATTTAAAAATATAATTAACGTAGGGGTGGGATTCATCCCGCCCTCGGCCGGATTGAATCGAGGGCGAGGCATGCCTCGCCCCTACGTTATTGCAGCATCTGGAATGACATGGAGAAAGTATTGACACTCTAATAAATATGCCGTAGCTTTAAATATACACCTATGTTTCACTCCTTAACTGCCTACAGGGAGTTCGTTACACCGTCAAACCTACTTAGCCATTTATGTTTGGCCCCAAATTTGGGGTCTTTATTATTTGTCGATTTTAAAGGAGGTGAAAAAATTAATGACTAAAATTAAATTTGGAATTTTAGGTGGAGTGCTGGCTTCATTAATTACTATTTCACCATCTTTTGGGGCGGTAATGATGTTGCAGGGCACTTCGCTTGATTTACAAGGAACGGTAAATGAAGATGCGATAATTACTTTTAAGAATGGGGCGGCCGAGATTCGCCAAGATGGCGTTTTTTCCGTAACGGCTGACGATAAAATTAAGCTGGAAGCGGGAACTGGCAAGGGGGTTGAGGTGTCTCATAACATCCTTAAGTTTGCGACTGACGATAAGAGTTTAGCTAAATATGGTGATCCTACCATCGACTTTACTCGAAGCGGTAGCAAATTAACCTCCGAAGATAACTCCGTAAACCTGGAAACCGATAAGACTATCAAGTTGGTTGGCGATACTGTTCGAGTGGATCATAACTATTTGGCTTTCGTAAACGATGCCAAGTATCCTACTCCTACAATCGACTTCGTTCGCGAGGGTGCCAAACTCACTGCTAATGATGGTTTAAAGGTTGAGGGTAGCAAGGGGTTAACGGTTGACGGTCCTCTAACTGTGAATGGAACTCAAACGATGACTGGTAATCAGCACGTCACTGGGACTTTACAGGTGGATGGCGCGTCTACGTTGGCGGCTGTTTCTTCAGCAGGAACGATCGACTTTACAGGAGCAACCATTAACATTGGTAACGCTTCTTCAGTAGTGACGGTTAATTCCACTACTTGGAAAGCTACGGCTGGTGCTCTTACCGGTATTACCGGTATTACGATGGGAGCTAGTAATGGAAACTTCTTGCAGAACGGATCTGGAACCTTTGGGACTGGAATTGGTGCGGTGTCTCTAAATGGAAACACCACTATGGCTAACAGTACAACGTTCGCGGCGAAGGGAATCACTAATTCCGGCGTGTACACACAGTCAGGTACTAGTGTTAACACCTTTACTGGGGCGACGACCTTTTCGCCAACCCTGGCCTCCGCATCTACTGTTGTAAACGGTACCACCGGAACTCCAGCTACTGCTCTAAAAATTGAACAGCCTGGTGCTGCAACAGCAGTCTGGATTGACGGGACGGCGACTAGCGCTTCATATGATCAACTTATGTTGGTGGAAAATAACTCGCCAACTCTTACCACATCCGCTGGCGTTACAATCGAGAATGGGTTGGGTGGTAATATGACCCGTGGTCTTGAGTTTGTTGGGGCAATGGGCTCAGACATCAAGTTACAAAACGCCGAAACGATTGATAACGCTGTTAACGGTACAGTACTTGTTACGGCTCCTATTACCAGAGCTTCAGCTGCTTTACAGGCTGCTGGGTTACTTACTGGTGAGTTAGGTCTAACTGTTACTGGTGCTACAACAAATCTGAACGCTTCATCCAACTTTGGAACAAACATCAACACCGGTTCTTCAACCGGTACGGTGACCATTGGTGGAACGGCTGGGAACACAATTGACATTGGTACAGACGACACTACGGCGCAAACGATTGCGATTGGTAGTTTAAAGGACACAACGTCCTTTACTGGAGCCAATTGGTCTATCGCGACTACTGGTGTGGCAACGCTCGCTTCTGCCTCTAAGATTGGCGGAACGACGATTACTACTAAGGCAGGTACATTCACAACTGATATCTGTGCTAGAGCAGGCGACTTGGGTATAGACTACACAAACGGAGACATTTATGTATGTACCGCTGCGGGAGGAACTGGAATTTGGAAACTTGTAACCAAAGCTCCATAGTATAGTAATAGATTGTTGGTTTATCAGATTCTACGTTGTTAGGGCCCCGCGGCCGCGGGGCTCTTTGGTAAAAACACTTAAAATTTAAGGAGGTGAAATCAGGATGTTAAAAATATTTATTGTTTTTGTTCTATTCTTAGGAATAGGATTACTGTCAAGAGCAACAGTTTTTGCCGATGACACTGCAACTGTTGCCGCCACAGTTCACACAGAAGTTGTATCAATAACAACTAATGTTTCAAAACTAGATTACGGTCTTATTCAGTATGGTTATGATAGCGATTTAATCGATTCTGTAACGATCACAAATAGTGGGAATGTTGCAGAGGATTTTGACGTTAAGGGGAGTGATGCGACAGAAAGAACAAACCCGAGTAAGATTTGGAATTTAGTTACTGGTAGCGTAGGAGTAAACTCATTTGTTCATGATTTTTCTCTGAGCGGATCTACGTACACTCAAATTAACAAATCTACATTTACTCCGGTTTCAAGTAATATAAATTCTGGAGGTAGCACTTCAGATATCCACATGAAATTAGTTGCTCCTTTAGCAGGGAGTTATTCTGGTACGTTTGACACAAATGTTTATTTTAGAGCAACTAAGCATACATAAATTATGGTTAATTTAAAACCTTTTATTATTGCCCTGTTATTTTTAGGAATCGGTTTGCTTTTTAGAACAGCGGTTTTTGCTGACGATACAGCTACCGTTACGGCGACTGTACATACAGAGCTTATATCTGTTTCCACTAGCGTAAGCTCTTTAGACTATGGTTTGATCCGTTTTGGTATGGCAAACGACTTACCAAATCCGTTATCCATGAGTAATACTGGTAATGTGGCCGAGAACTTTCAGATAATCGGTAGTAATGCTGTCGAAAGGAACGACCACAGTAAGGTTTGGGTCCTTAACAGCAATTCTGGTGGAATAAATGTTTATAGAGAAGCTTTTTTC from the candidate division WWE3 bacterium genome contains:
- a CDS encoding UbiA prenyltransferase family protein, producing MVNLLRKILTRIKTLHNSPYYKILRVRQWLKNGSLFLAIVFGGRLFDLHYFGRVALGAIVFCVLSSGIYVLNDLIDAPNDRLHPIKKNRPIAAGKISLQNAQIMFIILTLTALTAALFLDKGFFMMAVVYTLMMTAYDLWLKKLPVIDVLTLSGGYVLRVFAGSFIADTSISALLILTTIFTALFISFAKRRAEVNLIEAETTQQMSATRKVLKDYPAFLIDKYLTLTFGAAFITYSFYTYSAGIRQFSKTLSTVLPTTLSRPNWLMLTIPIVFYALARYMYLIYERKEGEYPENTLITDKTLFATAALWLAMIIFIIYGIPLI
- a CDS encoding glycosyltransferase family 2 protein, with amino-acid sequence MERFINNHYPAFKRFFQILPGVLAWAAILSPFILSLRIPAAVAYAILFMDMYWMYRSLRISAGVLIGYHRMKEAESIDWHQRLKTEFPDELNSIYNLFVIPTYKEGLEIMESTFKALMELDYPKDKIIVILGFEARDDQVRIADIKEKLLAKYGVIFGKLIFTDHVVAAGEQAGPGSNRTYAIKEFLKYNQIPVEKILLTTLDSDFCVHPRFLAAAVYRYLTIPAAERDKRSYTGVFLYNNNYWQTIAPMRLNAVTTAFWQLSEMVTSNKYMNFASMTINLKPVIEMGFWPLDVVNDDSAFFWRAYYFFNGDYKVLPHYVSISADAVQDKTVWTTYKNQYKQYQRWAYGVEHLPVVAKNMLIKKEMPILDRLDRFYFIIQSNVTWAAMGFIVTFGGILLPLLNPYFKQTVMGYNFPKLSSLILTIALVGLSVNIWAEAKLAPPKPANWGLLRKIGVLFQWILTPILIITYGTVPALDAQTRLAIGKYLNYKVTNKERQFKK
- a CDS encoding CAP domain-containing protein, which translates into the protein MSLGSHFLPKPHPSKYGHHRRANLLGLPALASYALFLVGLVFSVSLIGRIIPNVLGFATSINITDLLTDTNGERLKNNLSTLVINDALSKAAAAKGAYMFAHNFWAHVAPDGTTPWYFISNSGYDYQYAGENLARDFNDSQAVVTAWMNSPSHRENMLNSHYTDIGFAVVDGKLDGEDTTLVVQMFGKLRTANYLSQALPEAAATKVDVTPINSSLNSSRPVPSAVPLVSVTSNNPQILPAFAVQNASKSIAIVLGAFLTLLFAIDGIYVWRRGLLRISGSTLAHLGLLILAIIGIWFTSAGAIT
- a CDS encoding glycosyltransferase; this encodes MKLVVIATTYNEKDNIESFVTAVMEELTKIPMESCLLIADDESPDGTGDIVKSLQAKYPSLALSSGPKSGLGNAYKRATAYAITDLSADLIVTMDADFSHAPFDIHRLVEAVVKGSDLAIGSRYVAGGAIPTDWGWHRKLLSGLGNVVVRILFGTWQVHEYTTAFRAFTVVLWSKLDHTKIDFVDNTFLPAFVYEASQQGAKIVEIPVIFKDRVAGVSKIEIGSYAPRLFKYALGVFFQRLTGH
- a CDS encoding glycosyltransferase, with product MTISPLISVVLPAYNEAEAITKSLGKIEEYLNSQEYSWEIIIANDGSSDATASRVTEFIADKPAYQLLNLAHRGKSAAVCSGVAAASGEYILVTDVDLAVPISELKRFMHWAVEEKCDVISASREGKGATRVGEPYYRHFVGRIFNLLIQILILPGISDTQCGYKLFSKKAVAAIFPRLLVYGRDSPKVDKPFFGAFEVEVLFLARKLRLKVKELPVIWTFSPTRRFNFVGNSWRMFRDIVKIRILYLKRLYKI